CACCGTCGTCGCGCTCGCCGGCGGCACCGGGTCGGGCAAGTCCAGCCTGTTCAACAAGGTGTCCCGCCTGACGTTCGCCGACGTCGGTGTGAAGCGGCCCACGACGGCCCGCGTCACCGCCTGCTCGTGGTCCGCGCAGGCCGACCCGCTGCTCGACTGGATCGGAGTCGACCGCGAGCGCCGCATCGCGCACAGCGAGGACCTCGAGGGCGACGGCGCGGGCGCGCTGTCCGGTCTGGTGCTGCTCGACCTGCCCGACCACGACTCCGTCGAGCCCGCGCACCGCGAGGTCGTCGACCGGGTGCTGCCGCTCGTCGACCTGCTGGTCTGGGTCGTGGACCCCCAGAAGTACGCCGACGACGCCCTGCACTCGGGCTACCTGCGCGCTCAGGTCGGCTCGGAGTCGTCCATGGTGGTGCTGCTCAACCAGGTGGACACCGTGCCGGAGACGCAGCGCGAGAACCTCGTCGAGGACCTCGACCGCCTGCTCGCCGACGACGGCCTCGAGGGCGTGCACGTCCAGCCGGTGTCCGCGCGCACGGGTGAGGGGGTGTCCCGCGTGCGGGAGATCCTCGAGGAGGCGTGCGAGCGTCGGTCGGTGGCCGCCGGGCGGGCCGCGGCCGAGCTCGACGCCGCCGCGCTGGCGCTGCTCGCCCAGGTGCCCGCCGACACCCCGTGGCAGCTCGACGCGGCGGTGGACCGCGAGCTGGAGCCCGTCGTCGTGGCCACGGGACTCGACCAGGTCGCCAACCAGGTCGGCGCCGCGGTGCGCAACGGGTACGGCGCGCCCGAACTCCCCGCGCCCGACCGGGACGCGATCGCGCTGTCCCGGGCCCGCTGGCTCACCCGCGCCGGGGCGCCGCTGCGTCCCGGCTGGCAGCGGTCGCTGGCCGAGTCCGTGGCCGGGGCGGACGCCCTGCGCGCCGACGTCACGGCCGCGCTGCGCGACGTCGACCTCGACGTGCGGGGGCCCGCGTCGTCGCGCGCGCTGCGACGCGCGTCGTGGGTGTGCCTCGGCCTCGGCGTGGTGCTGGCCGTGGTCGGGATCCTCGCCCTGACAGGCGTGCTCGCGCTGGACGACCCGTGGGGGATCGTCGTGGCCGCCGGTGGCGGCCTGCTGCTCGTGGCCGCCGGTGCGCTGGCCGTCACGCGGTCGTCGCTGCGCAAGCGGCTCGCGGCACGGCGGGCGGCGCAGGTCCGCGAGCAGGGTCGCGCGGCCGTGCGCGGCGTGCTCGTCGCCCGGCTCGGCGAGCCGACGCAGCGGGTCCTGGCCGAGCAGCGGCAGGTGCGCGAGCTCGCGCTGTCCGCCCGGGAGGAGCAGTCGGCGCGCCCGCTCACCGGGGCGCTGCGGCTACCCACGGGCGCCGAGCTCCCCGCGTCGTCCACAGGGTCCGCGGCCGGGCAGGACACGGCCGGCGCCACGGTCTGACCCTGGTCCTGCGACCGGCAGCGGGCCGGTCCAGGAGCCAGGAGGACCAGATGAGCGAGGCCAGCGTGACGGTGACCGGGTACGTCGGGACGACGCCCGAGCTGCACCTGTCGGCCAACCAGGTGCCGTGGACCAGCTTCCGGGTGGCGAGCACCCGCCGCGTCCGCGACGGACGGACCGGCGAGTGGCGCGACGGTGCGACGACGTGGTTCACCGTGAAGGCGTTCCGCGGCGCGGCGCGCACCGTGTCGGAGTCGCTCGTCCAGGGCCAGCCCGTGGTGGTCGTCGGGCGCCTCTCGGCGGAGGACTGGGTGGACCGGGACGGGCGCGAGCGGTCGAGCCTCGTCGT
This Isoptericola jiangsuensis DNA region includes the following protein-coding sequences:
- a CDS encoding GTPase, which encodes MTTSHDATLQARTDALASALELAGPRLDGATARRVGAAVEGVRQRLALGVDHTVVALAGGTGSGKSSLFNKVSRLTFADVGVKRPTTARVTACSWSAQADPLLDWIGVDRERRIAHSEDLEGDGAGALSGLVLLDLPDHDSVEPAHREVVDRVLPLVDLLVWVVDPQKYADDALHSGYLRAQVGSESSMVVLLNQVDTVPETQRENLVEDLDRLLADDGLEGVHVQPVSARTGEGVSRVREILEEACERRSVAAGRAAAELDAAALALLAQVPADTPWQLDAAVDRELEPVVVATGLDQVANQVGAAVRNGYGAPELPAPDRDAIALSRARWLTRAGAPLRPGWQRSLAESVAGADALRADVTAALRDVDLDVRGPASSRALRRASWVCLGLGVVLAVVGILALTGVLALDDPWGIVVAAGGGLLLVAAGALAVTRSSLRKRLAARRAAQVREQGRAAVRGVLVARLGEPTQRVLAEQRQVRELALSAREEQSARPLTGALRLPTGAELPASSTGSAAGQDTAGATV
- a CDS encoding single-stranded DNA-binding protein — encoded protein: MSEASVTVTGYVGTTPELHLSANQVPWTSFRVASTRRVRDGRTGEWRDGATTWFTVKAFRGAARTVSESLVQGQPVVVVGRLSAEDWVDRDGRERSSLVVEADAVGPDATRGLTRFARVKLDAPVPDAAAPGDVAVEAGATADDPWAAQGPTGADAADPWGDGPDRTGHAPAGAAEEHGEEPADGHRDAARAGELVDA